In the Pongo abelii isolate AG06213 chromosome 9, NHGRI_mPonAbe1-v2.0_pri, whole genome shotgun sequence genome, AAAGTGGCAACAAAAACACCACAGCACAAGGTATCTGAGGGAAGGAAAGTTCCAGCCTTGTATTTTGTCCCTAGCATTTAGCCACCACTGTGGTAAGATATTGCTCCTGAATGGGAAATTTGTGTCCATCTGTGGCATATCTTTGCCACAAATCTTACTAGACTTCTATAAAGGTTGCCAATTAAGGAAGAAATTCTAAATATTTCCAGGAGGAAAACTAGCTTAAATGTATTAAAGGTACTTTCCAAAcccaaaaagttatttaaaaagtattttttgaaaCCTAAAAATGCTATAGGTAGATTAATGAGAAGTCAACTCAGACTCTGAAACAGCCTTATAGGAAAGCTGTTTTATGTAAtgcatttgattaaaaaatataaatatttttttaattaagaaaggCTCAGGAACACAGAAGTGGTAAGAAGAATTTAACATCATTTAAGAATATTAAATtaattccaattaaaaaaatcatcctTTACATCAGCATTCCATAAAGCAGACTCATTGTgagttaaaaatgtttaaatgctcACTGGAAGGATTTCTCCAGCTCTCCACATTAGAACTGGTGTTTCCATCTGAAAAATCAGACTCAGAgaaaccttctttttcttcctctttctcttgttTCTTATATGGCGATGCTAGAATCAATTCAACTTTACTTGTTTTTGTAGAGTTTTCTTTGTTCATCAGGAGAGGAATGGGTTGCCTGTTTCTGGACACACTAATTGCTTCAGAAGCCTCTCCAAAGCCAGGTTCCTGAAAAGTCCCTTGTCCCCCTGCAACCCCACTTTCACTGTCCCTGTCCTCTGGGGGATTTACAGTTTTAATGGTCCCTATTTCATGAGCCACATAAAGTTGTGGGGTTCCAGGGATCTCAACTCCACTTCTGGAACCACAAAAATCTACCAATAAACCAGTCACAAGTGCGTCTCCTCCCAACATTTTATCACATTGGTTGACTTGAGATTCCAAACCATTACTTTTAGCCTTCATTTCAGAGGTCTGTGAGGCTGCCCTGTAAAAATGGGGCACTGTCCCCAAGAACCTGGTCTGCTCTGACTGTGAGGACTCCTTCTCATGAGTTTCTTCTCTCACTGACACCTGGGGCTGATAAGGAGGAGCTTCAGTTATTTCtttaagaagtttctcaaaaccAGCATCAAAAGCACTCTCAGTTATTAATGGAGCCTCAGCCTTTTCTACCGTTTCTTTTAATTCCTCAGGATGGAATTCAGAAGTGGCTCGCCTGGGCTCCTTTGTACTACCTATTAACTTTGATGGAGAAAGATTCCCTGTATCACTTTCATATTTTGAGGGGAAGGTTTCAGTTGCTTCCTTCAGTAGTTTTTCTAAGCCAGCACTGAATTCGAGGAACTCTGATTTGGGTTGAATAATTGTTTCCCTCACAATTTCTTCCACTTCCTGAGGTAGGGCTTTGCCATATTGAGCAACAATGGAAGCAAATGAGCTAAGTGTCTGGTCTGATAGAGACATTTGGGCAGCTAAATAAGATCCAACTTCATGAGTTTTATCAGGAACTACATTGGAGGAATAAAAATCCTTCCTGTCTGGAACTATGGTGTCCATCGTAGCCCATGGTGATATCACTCCTGGAGGATTTAGGGGGCTACCTACTGGCTGTACTGCTTCAGGAAATTCTGGGTTCACTTCTCCAGGACCTACTTCCCTTCCAGCTGGATAACTTAACCATACTTCTCTACACAGCTTCTGTAATGCAGCATTTACATCATTCAATACAGGTCTGGGTGGAAGAATGACTTCCTCTACAGTCTCCGAAATTTCCGTTTGAGAAGGGTGTACCCTAGCCTGGGGAAAAAGATGAGCATCCTGGGGAAAAAGCATATCTTGGGGAGGGTTGGCCACATCCCCAAAAGAACCCTTTCTGGAAAGCTGGGAAGTTGGATCCAATGGATGAGAATCTTCTGCAGCCATCTGAATCAAATTCTCTGTGCTTAGCTGGCACTCACCACTTTCAGCTTTCTTGGGGAGAACTGTATTTCCAAAAGTTTCATCTCTCACTGGAAAAGGAGCTAGTATTTCTCTCTTATCAGCTGAAGTATTGTGACTCTGTTCTATCCCTTTTCCAAAAAATCTTCCCTCTTCCGGCTTAGAGTGGGTTCCAGTGATAACGGGCGCCAACTTGGTTTGCAAGGGAGAGGGTGAAGTTCCagttgcttccttcaggagtttgTCTAGACTAGCATTCAAAGAGTTCTGTTTAACCTTTGGATCAACTACTGTTTTGTCAGCATGCTCATTAATGATCTTCTCAGGTCCTTTGACTTCTTCCTCAGTATCAGCAAAATCTGTTTTTTGAAGCCATGTCCTATTTTCAGAAACACTTGGTTCAAGCACTTGTTTTCCATGAACTTTTCCACCAGAGGGTTGAATTGCTGGTGTTGAGGCTTCTGAAAGCAGTTTCTGCAAGCTGTCATTAAAAGTGTCTTTGCAGTCTTTAGACAAAACATTGGTTTTTACTATGGATTCTTGAATCTCTTGGTGTGAGTAATCCTTTTCTTCCTTAAACACTGGAGTAACAATCccttccatattcttttccacgttTTCCTTTGATGACTCATTTCCTGGCAACTGATGAGTATACTTTCTAAGTGGACTCAAAGGAAATGCAATTTCATCTGGTAGCACCTGGAGTATGCCCTTGGAATTTAATTTCTCCATTTCCTCTCTTGCCATAACTTTTTTTGGGCTTAGAAGCACCTCTGCTTCATGGGTATTTTTACCTGATAATTTAATGTCGCTGAATTCCTCGTGTTTCTGCCtattaaaaggcacagaatttTTTTGGCTTGTTGTGGTAATATTCTTGTTATTATCCTTACTGTTTGAATTAGCTTCTAAGTTCCAAAACTTTCTCAAATTCTCAAACTGAGAGAGATTATAGACCTGTTCTGCATTGGGTTCATCCATTCTTTCTTTTAGGGACATAACTTTAAAGTTGGCATTTGATTCACGAATTAGAGGTCTGTCTTTCTCCAAAGGAGCACGTCGTTCACTCCCAACATTTGAGGGATGTTGCAGTGCTGGTAAAGTAATGTTTCTTCTAGAAGGCAAACTGTCTGCCACTTGTGATCTTTTTATAGgctcatttttcttattctgaaaCAGAGACACTTTATCTGATTGCTCAGCTGAAAGATAGTTTCTGGATGGACCCGCTATTTGTGGCTTGGTCTCTTTAGATTTATTTGAGGAATAAGAATTGGAGAGCTGGGATGCTTGATCATCCTCATCTAGGACCACTCGTTTGGGAATGACCTGATTATATTCACTCTCGTCTGTAGATAAACTGTCCATGGATGATACACCCTGTGACTTCTTCACAGGCTGATATGCTTTAGCAGAAGATTGTTCCTGGCTACATGAAGATGTGGGTTCTTTATGAGTTATCTTAGCAGCAGCTTTCTCTCCTTCCCAAAAGGATATTCTGTCATTCActcttttgtatttctctctctgcaCTTGGTTCTTGGGAACCTCACCAGCTTCTTCCTGGAATTGGACCTCAGGCTTCTTCCAAGGACAGCCATTGTTGGCAACCCCAGGTGTTGACTTAATATTCTCTGGCTCTAAGGAAgctttcaggacataggtattTCCTACTTTGCactttctctctgctttcatgTTATCTTTCAAACCTGGTTCTTTGACAATTGTTGAAGAGTCAAAATTCACTTCTGAGTGTCCTCTATTTTCTTCATGAGCATGAAACTTGGGTTCTTCTTCACCCAAGTTGCCAATATTCTTAGTGTTGCATGGAACTTGGTTTTCTGCATCAGATTCCTTGAGAACACTGTAGGAATAGTTACTATTTGAAGGAGATACCCCATTCCCTTTTCCTGTGCTTTTTGAATCTTGGCTATAGTCCATATTTTTACTCCCTTGACTTGGGGTGCCATAGCTTTCAAATGGTTGCAATATACCTGGGCCTTCCTTTGGGGTGCCTTGTTGGGACAAATTCATGAATTTGGATTTGATATTCACATTATCTTGGCAACTTTCAGAAACCAGCATATCTCCCTCTACTTGGAATGCTGAGTCAGATCTCACAGGCTTCAATTCAATTTTGCTGGATAATAGGGTCTTTGAGCCATTTTCTCTTAAAGTAGTGTCATCTGTCACCAAGTCAATAGCAACCTGTGATTTTGAGTCTGTTTTTTCTTTGGACTCTATTCCTCGGGGATGTTGGAGGAATGACTTATTGTCATCTGAATAAGAACTTCTGTTAAACCAGTCTAGAACTTTAAATATGGAATCATCAGTTGACTTCTTTATCTCAGTGGCATATGGACCAGAACGTGAAGATGTCTTAGCTTTTAGAGCCGGGAGAGGAGGGGGCTTACCTTGCTGATGGTCTCTAGAACTGCCACCTGGCACCTGAGACAGCTCAGGCTCAACACAATGAGACAGTTCATCTGCAACATAGAAATACTTTTCTAAATAAGAAAAGAGCATGCTTAAAGAACTGTTAATCATTCACATCATCTTCTTTATAAAAGCACTTTGTATTTGCACTTTCTATACCAATAGCTGTTTATAACAGCATTTTTCAGGGGTTAAAATGTAAGTTGTCCTAATTAAGGTATTCTACCAAAGGTGCCCTATGAcagtaaaggaaaggaaatgtagAGACCTGGAAGTACAGGGTATAGACCTAACCGAAAAATTTCTTTGTAGttccttgtttattttaaaaatacatgtgacTGTTGCATTCTGTTtcatgttacattttattttattatttttttgagatggagtctcgctctgttgcctaggccagagtgcagtggcaggatctcggctcactgcaacctccgcctcccaggttcaagcgattcttctgcttcagcctcccaaatagctgggattacagccatgcaccaccatgctcagctaatttttgtatttttagtagagacggggtttcaccatattggccaggctggtctcgaactcctgacctcgtgatccactcacctcggcctcccaaagtgctgggattacagtcatgagccaccacacccagctccatgttacattttaaatgttaattttctcttACTCTTAAATCTTTGTATAAAACTGACACTCCAGGAAGATACGCCATGCCGATTTTATGACTTCACCCATCCCCTGGCACATATCATAAACCCTAGAGAGGGCCTAAACCCAGGTTTGAGAAGCACAGACTTAAGTGATTTCAGGAGTTAGAAAAACAAGTTTCAAATAAGACTAAACAAGGAATTTTATCCACAATATTTAAATGGGACAATGAGGATATTTCCATTCCTGGGCCTTACTCCTGATGTATTGAATGAGAAGAATTTCTGAAGATTGGGCACAGTAATCTTTACTAACAGCTATTCTAGTGATTGTTCTGCATACCGGAGTTTAAGAACTGTGTTTTCAatccaacaaagatcaaaaagacaaagaagggcattacataatggtaaagggatcaatgcaacaagaagagctagctatcctaaatatatatgcacccaatacaggagcacccagattcataaagcaagttcttagagacttacaaagagacttagactcccacacagtaacagtgggagactttaacaccccactgtcaatattacacagatcaacgatacagaaaattaacaaggatattcagaatTTGAACtaagctctggaccaagtggacctaatagacatctacagaactctccaccccaaatcaacagaatacacattcttctcagcaccacatcgcacttattctaaaattgaccacataattggaagtaaaacactcctcagcaaatgcaaaagaatggaaataataacaaatggtctctcagaccacagtgcaatcaaattagaactcaggattaagaaactcactcaaaactgcacaactatatggaaactgaacaacttgctcctgaatgactactgggtaaataacgaaatgaaggcagaaataaataagttctttgaaaccaatgagaataaagacacagcattccagaatctctgggacacagctaaagcagtgttaagagggaaatttacagcactaaatgcccacaggagaaagtgggaaagatctaaaatcaacaccctaacatcacaattagaagaactggaaaagcaagagcaaacaaattcaaaagctagcagaagacaagaaataactaaaatcagagcagaactgaaggagatagtgacacaaaaaacccttcaaaaaatcaatgaatccaggagcaggttcaggttttttgaaaagatcaataaaatagatagaccattagccagactaataagaaaagagagaagaatcaaatagacacaataaaaaatgataaaggggatatcaccactgatcccacagaaatacaaaccaccatcagagaatactataaacacttctatgcaaataaactagaaaatctagaagaaatggataaattgctggacacgcacatcctcccaagactaaaccaggaagacgttgaatccctgaatacaccaataacaagttcAGAAATggaggcagcaattaatagcctaccaaccaaaaagtccaggaccagatggattcacagccgaattctaccagaggtacaaagaggagctggtaccattccttctgaaaccatcccaaacaatagaaaaagagggactcctccctaactcatttgtgACGCCAACATCAACCTGATACCAAACCCTGGCAGAgacaacacaaaaaaagaaaatttcagaccaatatccctgatgaacattgatgcgaacattctcaataaaacactggcaaacagaatccagcagcacatcaaaaagcttatcgactacgatcaagtcagcttcaaccctgggatgaaaggctggtacaacatatgcaaatcaataaaagtaatccatcacataaacagaaccaatgacaaaaaccacatgattatctcaatagatgcagaaaaggccttcgaaaaaattcaacagcccttcttgctaaaagctctcaataaactaggtattgatggaatgtatctcaaaataataaaagctatttatgacaaacccatagccaatatcatactgaatgggcaaaagctggaagcattctctttgaaagccagtacaagacaaggatgccctctcccaccactcctattcaacatagtattggaagttatggccaggacaatcaggcaagagaaaaaaataaagggtattcaaataggaagagaggaggtcaaattgtctctttttgcagatgacatgattgtatatttagaaaacctcatcgtctcagcccaaaatctccttaagctgataagcaacttcagcaaagtctcaggatacaaaatcaatgtgcaaaaagcacaagcattcctatacaccaataataaagagccaaatcatatgtgaactcccattcacaatagctacaaagagaataaaatacctaggaatccagtttacaagggatgtgaaggatctcttcaaggagaactacaaaccactgctcaaggaaataagagaggacacaaacaaatggaaaaacattccatgctcatggataagaagaatcagtattgtgaaaatggccatactgcccaaagtaatttatagattcaatactatcccCATAGAGCTACCATCGACTCtcatcacagaattagaaaaaagtttaaatttcatgtggaaccaaaaaagaggttGCATAGCCAACACgttcctaagccaaaagaacaaagctggaggcatcacgctacctgacttcaaactatactacaaggctaccatAACCAAAaccgcatggtactggtaccaaaacagatatatagaccaatgggacagaacagaggcctcaggaataatgccacacatctacaaccatctgatctttgccaaaactgacaaaaacaagcaatggggaaaggaaatatatttattaaatataaatggtgttgggaaaactggctagccatatgcagaaaactgaaattggatgccttccttacaccatatacaaaaattaactcaaatagattaaagccttaaatgtaaggcctaaaaccataaaagccctagaagaaaacctaggcaataccactcaggacataggcatgggcaaaggcttcatgactaaaacaccaaaagcaatggcaacaaaagtcaaaattgacaaacggcatctaattaaactaaagagcttctgcctagcaaaagaatctatcatcagagtgaagaggcaacctacagaatgggagaaaatttttgcaatctatccatcagacaaagggctaatatccagaatctacaaggaacttaaacaaatttacaagaaaaaaacaaccccattaaaaagtgggtgaaggatatgaacagacacttctcaaaagaagatatttatgcggccaacaaacatgataaaaagctcattatcactggtcattagagaaatgcaaatcaaaaccacaatgagataccatctcactccagttagaatggtgatcattaaaaagtcaggaaacaactgatgctggataggatgtggagaaataggaatgcttttacactgttggtgggagtgtaaatgagttcaactgttgtgaagacagtgtggtgattcctcaaggatatagaaccagaaataccatttgacccagcaatcccattactgggtatatatctaaagtattataaatcattctactacaaagacacatgcacacgtgtgtttactgcagcactgttcacaatagcagagacttggaaccaacccaaatgcccatcattgatagactagaaaaggaaaatgtgacacatatacagcatggaatactatgccaccacaaaaaaggatgagttcatgtcctttgcagggacatggatgaagctggaaaccatcattctcagcaaactatcacaagatcagaaaaccaaccaccacatgttctcacccataagtgggagttcaacaatgagaacacacggacacaatgagggaaacatcacacaccagggcctgttggggtgggcagggggtggggagggactgcattaggagaaatacctaatgtaggtgacaggttgatgggtgcagcaaaccaccatggcatgtgtatacctatgtaacaaacctgcacgtttttcacatgtatcccagaacttaaagtatatattttaaaaaaattaaaaaaaaaaaaaaaacttgattgtTGCTATTGAGAATTATCCTGACTATAAAGAAACTATGATAGGGTTCGATGCAGGCTTATTGAAGATGGCAGAGGGTACACAGCAtggtttttttctattgtttctgtttttttaaaaaacagaaaatcataagaaattaTGATTATAAAACATTATGATTACTTCATGATCATATAGGTATAAAAGTAGTTTGAGGCATCCCCTGAGAGTGGTAAGACCTTCAAGACAATGCTAGTTAGCAGGGAAAAGCAGTACCTCATTGCCTCTCAACTCACACAAGCTGAAGGAGAAAGTGCCTTCAGAGCTTTTAAAGCCTAAGAACAAATGGCTGGAGGCCTGAGCAGGCCAAAGTCTGAGGCTTTTGCATAGTAAGGCCTCAAAGTCTAGTTTCCCATCCTTTGACACTAAGAAAGTGAAGATTCTCTTGAGATTACAAGAGAAACCGAAGTCTGCTAAAATTGTAATTAATAAATTTGCATTAGGTGAGTAATAATACATTTACCCTGTACAAAGGTATTAGCTAATGAAAGGAATTCTTTCTTACTCTATTCCACCTTGATTTAACTAAAAACATTGTCATTTGTTTAAATAATTGAtactgttatatatattttagggtAAAGCATAATGGGCCAGAAACTGTGCTATCCTGGTACTTTTAGTTATTGGTGATTGAGGAAAATCTCCAAGCCCATTAAGAGGTATAAACATTTCCAGTGGCATCTGTCTGAATTGTAGATGGAATGCCTAGAAGGTTAAATTGGGCTTCTACAGGACTAGCTGGCCTGGGCATACCAAGTTTTTATAATCTAGTAGTGACAATTCTCTTACCAGCAGGGCTTCTGGGTAATATAGACTCAAGCCTTGTTAATTCTGATGATTTATCTTTGGGTTCATTGATGGTTGATGAATTCTCCATGGACTGTGGTCTTGCAGTTAAAACTTCTGAATGAGAATGCAGCCCATTAATTGGAAAAGAACCAGAAGTCATTGGCTGATGTATCTCACTTTTTGATACATTTGGGCTTGAGGTTGATTGATGAAAAAGCAAAGGCTTTCTGTATTGAGAAGGCTTAGGGTCACTCTGAAACTCTTCTGTGTCCCCTGCATCTTCCGTTCCATTTTTCAATCTGTCAGATTCTAAAACACTAAATTCTCCTACTTCCCGAGCATGGATTAACCCAGGACTCTGTGGAAGCTCATCCTTCACTGCAGAGAATCTCACATGCTTTAATGGTTCCAGGGAGTTTGGGGAAGAGTTGTCTTCTAAAGAATGCTCCTTCTCAGAAATTCTCTCATGGATGGTTAGGCCAGGTGACACAATTTTGCTTTTGGGTTCAAAGTTGTGATTATAACGAAGGGTTTCTGAGTCTGTGCTACTGGAACTGGAGTTGCGCTTGAGGATCCCTCTTGGAGCCCCTCTCGCTTTAAGGGAGTCTGTCCTCTGTCTAGGAAAAGACTGgttatcatctttgtttaaaTCAGTCGATTTGTAGATCATCTTCCTGGCTTTGGGGATTGGAGCCTTGATTTGGGACCCATTTGAAAGGCCTGGCAAAGTCTGCTTTGATTTCTCTAACTTTTGGATTGAAGTATCTGTGACAGTTGACTTTTCTTTTGACTCTGACAATTcagctgaaaattaaaacacagtaGGTGATATATCATATGGAgagtaatatataatttaaaatacctGTCATAAACTTAACCTACACTtagtaaaactattaaaatattaaagacagtAAAGTATGTAGCACAACTACAGGCCTAATGTgaaaaagcctttaaaaattcATGCATTGGAGCACAGAGGACTTTTAGGGCACTGAAACTACTCTATGATACTACAGTGGTGGCCGCACactattatacatttgtccaaacccataga is a window encoding:
- the SYTL2 gene encoding synaptotagmin-like protein 2 isoform X3, which codes for MIDLSFLTEEEQEAIMKVLQRDAALKRAEEERVRHLPEKIKDDQQLKNMSGQWFYEAKAKRHRDKIHGTDIIRASMRKKRPQVAAEQSKDRANGAKESWVNNVNKDAFLPPELTGVVEEPEEDAAPASPSSRVVNLASSVIDMSQENTRKPNVSPEKQRKNPFNSSKLPEGHLSQQTKNEQSKNGRTGLFQTSKEAELSESKEKSTVTDTSIQKLEKSKQTLPGLSNGSQIKAPIPKARKMIYKSTDLNKDDNQSFPRQRTDSLKARGAPRGILKRNSSSSSTDSETLRYNHNFEPKSKIVSPGLTIHERISEKEHSLEDNSSPNSLEPLKHVRFSAVKDELPQSPGLIHAREVGEFSVLESDRLKNGTEDAGDTEEFQSDPKPSQYRKPLLFHQSTSSPNVSKSEIHQPMTSGSFPINGLHSHSEVLTARPQSMENSSTINEPKDKSSELTRLESILPRSPADELSHCVEPELSQVPGGSSRDHQQGKPPPLPALKAKTSSRSGPYATEIKKSTDDSIFKVLDWFNRSSYSDDNKSFLQHPRGIESKEKTDSKSQVAIDLVTDDTTLRENGSKTLLSSKIELKPVRSDSAFQVEGDMLVSESCQDNVNIKSKFMNLSQQGTPKEGPGILQPFESYGTPSQGSKNMDYSQDSKSTGKGNGVSPSNSNYSYSVLKESDAENQVPCNTKNIGNLGEEEPKFHAHEENRGHSEVNFDSSTIVKEPGLKDNMKAERKCKVGNTYVLKASLEPENIKSTPGVANNGCPWKKPEVQFQEEAGEVPKNQVQREKYKRVNDRISFWEGEKAAAKITHKEPTSSCSQEQSSAKAYQPVKKSQGVSSMDSLSTDESEYNQVIPKRVVLDEDDQASQLSNSYSSNKSKETKPQIAGPSRNYLSAEQSDKVSLFQNKKNEPIKRSQVADSLPSRRNITLPALQHPSNVGSERRAPLEKDRPLIRESNANFKVMSLKERMDEPNAEQVYNLSQFENLRKFWNLEANSNSKDNNKNITTTSQKNSVPFNRQKHEEFSDIKLSGKNTHEAEVLLSPKKVMAREEMEKLNSKGILQVLPDEIAFPLSPLRKYTHQLPGNESSKENVEKNMEGIVTPVFKEEKDYSHQEIQESIVKTNVLSKDCKDTFNDSLQKLLSEASTPAIQPSGGKVHGKQVLEPSVSENRTWLQKTDFADTEEEVKGPEKIINEHADKTVVDPKVKQNSLNASLDKLLKEATGTSPSPLQTKLAPVITGTHSKPEEGRFFGKGIEQSHNTSADKREILAPFPVRDETFGNTVLPKKAESGECQLSTENLIQMAAEDSHPLDPTSQLSRKGSFGDVANPPQDMLFPQDAHLFPQARVHPSQTEISETVEEVILPPRPVLNDVNAALQKLCREVWLSYPAGREVGPGEVNPEFPEAVQPVGSPLNPPGVISPWATMDTIVPDRKDFYSSNVVPDKTHEVGSYLAAQMSLSDQTLSSFASIVAQYGKALPQEVEEIVRETIIQPKSEFLEFSAGLEKLLKEATETFPSKYESDTGNLSPSKLIGSTKEPRRATSEFHPEELKETVEKAEAPLITESAFDAGFEKLLKEITEAPPYQPQVSVREETHEKESSQSEQTRFLGTVPHFYRAASQTSEMKAKSNGLESQVNQCDKMLGGDALVTGLLVDFCGSRSGVEIPGTPQLYVAHEIGTIKTVNPPEDRDSESGVAGGQGTFQEPGFGEASEAISVSRNRQPIPLLMNKENSTKTSKVELILASPYKKQEKEEEKEGFSESDFSDGNTSSNVESWRNPSSSEEEPSPVLKTLERSAARKMPSKSLEDISSDSSNQAKVDNQPEELVHSAEDVSTVPTQPDNPFSHSDKLKRMSKSVPAFLQDESDDRETDTASESSYQLSRHKKSPSSLTNLSSSSGMTSLSSVSGSVMSVYSGDFGNLEVKGNIQFAIEYVESLKELHVFVAQCKDLAAADVKKQRSDPYVKAYLLPDKGKMGKKKTLVVKKTLNPVYNEILRYKIEKQILKTQKLNLSVWHRDSFKRNSFLGEVELDLETWDWDNKQNKQLRWYPLKRKTAPVALEAENRGDMKLALQYVPEPVPGKKLPTTGEVHIWVKECLDLPLLRGSHLNSFVKCTILPDTSRKSRQKTRAVGKTTNPIFNHTMVYDGFRPEDLMEACVELTVWDHYKLTNQFLGGLRIGFGTGKSYGTEVDWMDSTSEEVALWEKMVNSPNTWIEATLPLRMLLIAKISK
- the SYTL2 gene encoding synaptotagmin-like protein 2 isoform X7; translated protein: MIDLSFLTEEEQEAIMKVLQRDAALKRAEEERVRHLPEKIKDDQQLKNMSGQWFYEAKAKRHRDKIHGTDIIRASMRKKRPQVAAEQSKDRANGAKESWVNNVNKDAFLPPELTGVVEEPEEDAAPASPSSRVVNLASSVIDMSQENTRKPNVSPEKQRKNPFNSSKLPEGHLSQQTKNEQSKNGRTGLFQTSKEAELSESKEKSTVTDTSIQKLEKSKQTLPGLSNGSQIKAPIPKARKMIYKSTDLNKDDNQSFPRQRTDSLKARGAPRGILKRNSSSSSTDSETLRYNHNFEPKSKIVSPGLTIHERISEKEHSLEDNSSPNSLEPLKHVRFSAVKDELPQSPGLIHAREVGEFSVLESDRLKNGTEDAGDTEEFQSDPKPSQYRKPLLFHQSTSSPNVSKSEIHQPMTSGSFPINGLHSHSEVLTARPQSMENSSTINEPKDKSSELTRLESILPRSPADELSHCVEPELSQVPGGSSRDHQQGKPPPLPALKAKTSSRSGPYATEIKKSTDDSIFKVLDWFNRSSYSDDNKSFLQHPRGIESKEKTDSKSQVAIDLVTDDTTLRENGSKTLLSSKIELKPVRSDSAFQVEGDMLVSESCQDNVNIKSKFMNLSQQGTPKEGPGILQPFESYGTPSQGSKNMDYSQDSKSTGKGNGVSPSNSNYSYSVLKESDAENQVPCNTKNIGNLGEEEPKFHAHEENRGHSEVNFDSSTIVKEPGLKDNMKAERKCKVGNTYVLKASLEPENIKSTPGVANNGCPWKKPEVQFQEEAGEVPKNQVQREKYKRVNDRISFWEGEKAAAKITHKEPTSSCSQEQSSAKAYQPVKKSQGVSSMDSLSTDESEYNQVIPKRVVLDEDDQASQLSNSYSSNKSKETKPQIAGPSRNYLSAEQSDKVSLFQNKKNEPIKRSQVADSLPSRRNITLPALQHPSNVGSERRAPLEKDRPLIRESNANFKVMSLKERMDEPNAEQVYNLSQFENLRKFWNLEANSNSKDNNKNITTTSQKNSVPFNRQKHEEFSDIKLSGKNTHEAEVLLSPKKVMAREEMEKLNSKGILQVLPDEIAFPLSPLRKYTHQLPGNESSKENVEKNMEGIVTPVFKEEKDYSHQEIQESIVKTNVLSKDCKDTFNDSLQKLLSEASTPAIQPSGGKVHGKQVLEPSVSENRTWLQKTDFADTEEEVKGPEKIINEHADKTVVDPKVKQNSLNASLDKLLKEATGTSPSPLQTKLAPVITGTHSKPEEGRFFGKGIEQSHNTSADKREILAPFPVRDETFGNTVLPKKAESGECQLSTENLIQMAAEDSHPLDPTSQLSRKGSFGDVANPPQDMLFPQDAHLFPQARVHPSQTEISETVEEVILPPRPVLNDVNAALQKLCREVWLSYPAGREVGPGEVNPEFPEAVQPVGSPLNPPGVISPWATMDTIVPDRKDFYSSNVVPDKTHEVGSYLAAQMSLSDQTLSSFASIVAQYGKALPQEVEEIVRETIIQPKSEFLEFSAGLEKLLKEATETFPSKYESDTGNLSPSKLIGSTKEPRRATSEFHPEELKETVEKAEAPLITESAFDAGFEKLLKEITEAPPYQPQVSVREETHEKESSQSEQTRFLGTVPHFYRAASQTSEMKAKSNGLESQVNQCDKMLGGDALVTGLLVDFCGSRSGVEIPGTPQLYVAHEIGTIKTVNPPEDRDSESGVAGGQGTFQEPGFGEASEAISVSRNRQPIPLLMNKENSTKTSKVELILASPYKKQEKEEEKEGFSESDFSDGNTSSNVESWRNPSSSEEEPSPVLKTLERSAARKMPSKSLEDISSDSSNQAKVDNQPEELVHSAEDVSTVPTQPDNPFSHSDKLKRMSKSVPAFLQDEVSGSVMSVYSGDFGNLEVKGNIQFAIEYVESLKELHVFVAQCKDLAAADVKKQRSDPYVKAYLLPDKGKMGKKKTLVVKKTLNPVYNEILRYKIEKQILKTQKLNLSVWHRDSFKRNSFLGEVELDLETWDWDNKQNKQLRWYPLKRKTAPVALEAENRGDMKLALQYVPEPVPGKKLPTTGEVHIWVKECLDLPLLRGSHLNSFVKCTILPDTSRKSRQKTRAVGKTTNPIFNHTMVYDGFRPEDLMEACVELTVWDHYKLTNQFLGGLRIGFGTGKSYGTEVDWMDSTSEEVALWEKMVNSPNTWIEATLPLRMLLIAKISK